Proteins encoded by one window of Pseudomonas sp. LS44:
- a CDS encoding ABC transporter substrate-binding protein, translating into MSMLCRLSCLCLALLAAFAVAASEYLTYPLHQRGVNPQTYAVELLRLALEKGGGDYLLQASPQPMSPSRARYSLEHNDNQVQVIWTMTTREREATLLPIRIPIYKGLIGWRIPLIRGDQRELLANISDRAALATLRIGQRSDWPDTAILRANGQQVEVSPAYPGLFDMLAAKRFDLFPLEAVMVQQEQQRVSAEGLNIAIDKHLVLHYPSALYYFTSRQRPELAETIRRGLEAAITDGSFERLFQSYFALTLKQLHLPQRRVIELDNPLLPDTLPLDRPELWYHP; encoded by the coding sequence ATGTCCATGCTCTGCCGCCTCTCCTGCCTGTGCCTGGCCCTGCTCGCCGCTTTTGCGGTCGCGGCAAGCGAGTACCTGACCTATCCACTGCATCAGCGCGGGGTAAATCCGCAAACCTACGCAGTCGAGTTGCTCCGTCTGGCCCTGGAGAAAGGCGGCGGCGACTACCTGCTGCAAGCCTCGCCGCAGCCCATGTCGCCGAGCAGAGCTCGCTATTCGCTGGAGCACAACGACAACCAAGTGCAGGTCATCTGGACGATGACCACCCGCGAGCGTGAAGCCACGCTGCTGCCGATCCGCATCCCGATCTACAAAGGCCTGATTGGCTGGCGCATTCCACTGATCCGCGGCGATCAGCGCGAGTTACTGGCCAATATCAGTGATCGCGCCGCGCTGGCCACGCTACGCATTGGCCAGCGCAGCGACTGGCCAGACACCGCCATCCTGCGCGCCAATGGTCAGCAGGTAGAAGTCAGCCCGGCCTATCCAGGCTTGTTCGATATGCTCGCCGCCAAGCGTTTCGATCTGTTCCCGCTGGAAGCCGTGATGGTCCAGCAGGAACAGCAACGCGTCAGCGCCGAGGGCCTGAACATCGCCATCGACAAACATTTGGTGCTGCACTACCCCAGCGCCCTCTACTACTTCACCTCGCGCCAGCGGCCGGAGCTGGCCGAAACCATTCGCCGCGGCCTGGAAGCAGCCATCACCGACGGCAGCTTCGAGCGTCTGTTCCAGAGTTACTTCGCGCTGACGCTAAAGCAGCTGCATCTGCCTCAGCGCCGGGTGATCGAACTGGACAATCCGCTGCTGCCTGACACCCTGCCCCTCGACCGACCCGAACTCTGGTATCACCCTTAA
- a CDS encoding dienelactone hydrolase family protein, which produces MPLLFAGLAGLAGHAQAAVQSKPLAYQIDGQPFEGVLVYDDAVRNPRPGLLLVPNWMGVSDAAVRQAKLIAADRYVIFVADMYGKAIRPQNPEQAKAAATAVRDDRPLMRKRAQAAADVLSGQKEVALDSGKLAAIGFCFGGGTILELARSGAPLKAFVSFHGNLDTPNPQDAQQIKAPVLVLHGADDPSVPPAQVSAFIAEMSAAKADWQLVSYGNAVHSFTDPDAKVPGRNQYNPQVTARAYRAMNDLFDERFAGD; this is translated from the coding sequence ATGCCGCTGTTATTCGCCGGTCTGGCTGGGCTGGCCGGCCACGCGCAGGCCGCAGTGCAAAGCAAACCACTGGCTTACCAGATCGACGGGCAGCCCTTCGAAGGCGTGCTGGTCTATGACGATGCGGTAAGAAATCCGCGCCCAGGACTGTTGCTGGTGCCCAACTGGATGGGCGTCAGCGACGCGGCGGTGCGCCAGGCCAAGCTGATTGCCGCAGACCGCTACGTGATCTTTGTCGCCGACATGTATGGCAAAGCGATTCGTCCGCAAAATCCCGAGCAGGCCAAAGCCGCGGCGACTGCCGTGCGTGACGATCGGCCGCTGATGCGCAAGCGTGCGCAGGCGGCGGCTGACGTGCTGAGCGGGCAGAAGGAGGTGGCGCTGGACAGCGGAAAACTCGCCGCCATCGGCTTCTGCTTCGGCGGCGGGACGATTCTCGAACTGGCGCGCTCGGGAGCGCCGCTCAAGGCCTTCGTGTCCTTCCATGGCAACCTCGACACCCCCAATCCGCAGGATGCGCAGCAGATCAAAGCCCCCGTGCTGGTCTTGCATGGCGCGGATGATCCTTCGGTACCGCCAGCGCAGGTGAGCGCTTTCATTGCCGAAATGAGCGCGGCCAAGGCCGATTGGCAACTGGTCAGCTATGGCAATGCGGTGCATTCGTTCACCGATCCGGATGCCAAAGTCCCGGGCCGCAATCAATATAATCCGCAAGTTACGGCCCGGGCCTATCGGGCCATGAACGATCTTTTTGACGAGAGATTCGCCGGCGATTGA
- a CDS encoding DUF3859 domain-containing protein: MRYPRLSVLAALLSMTGLVHAEMAQAEVRVDGPVEYGIFISQAKDLQPGERVLMRSNQQIERSEVIPAQLGTKFGLRFSLSGKRVDDTPLTLLYLTPGLTTPDGVRHDKFELVQKMVAGAPQDIMAFEFSEQYEMVPGEWRFLVFQGDRKLADQRFTVR, translated from the coding sequence ATGCGATATCCCCGTTTGAGTGTGCTGGCTGCGTTGTTGTCGATGACCGGTCTGGTCCACGCCGAAATGGCCCAAGCCGAAGTGCGCGTCGATGGACCGGTCGAGTACGGCATTTTCATCAGTCAGGCGAAAGACCTGCAGCCCGGTGAGCGCGTGCTGATGCGCAGCAATCAGCAGATCGAGCGCAGCGAAGTGATCCCGGCGCAACTCGGCACCAAGTTTGGCCTGCGCTTCAGCCTGAGCGGCAAACGTGTCGACGATACGCCGCTGACCCTGCTGTATCTGACGCCGGGCCTGACCACGCCGGATGGCGTGCGCCACGACAAGTTCGAGCTGGTGCAGAAAATGGTCGCCGGCGCGCCGCAGGACATCATGGCCTTCGAGTTCAGCGAGCAATACGAGATGGTGCCTGGCGAATGGCGCTTCCTGGTGTTTCAGGGCGATCGCAAGCTAGCCGACCAGCGTTTCACCGTACGCTGA
- a CDS encoding amidohydrolase family protein, whose protein sequence is MLLICLCVFSAEARDYRYSDAHLHYVDFFQESEGMTKLLAAMDANNIEHVMLSGIPVAKKWHEDEPKRPRYYAGDDAAAYWYSATDVIVAAALKQLPAEQRRRLHPFLSGFNPNDKNSDAHIRRMLELDPGLWQGIGEVFTRHDDLTSLIEGSTPRANNEAMIRVYHLAAEYDLPVLLHANITSKRERNPLYLKEVEEPLRNHPHVRFIWAHAGSSMEIHRHQPKLEFLLPTLQRLLEAYPNLYIDLSWSLLTPYLLDAQGRPDAEWLELVTRYPERFMVGSDVVGRFDSLGELMHGFDPFLDALPEVVARKVARDNFLAILPRKAQR, encoded by the coding sequence ATGTTGCTGATATGCCTCTGCGTATTCAGCGCCGAGGCGCGCGATTACCGCTACAGCGATGCCCATCTGCATTACGTGGACTTCTTCCAGGAAAGCGAAGGCATGACCAAGCTGCTTGCCGCGATGGACGCCAATAACATCGAGCACGTCATGCTTTCCGGCATTCCGGTGGCCAAGAAATGGCATGAGGATGAACCCAAGCGACCGCGCTATTACGCCGGCGACGACGCGGCCGCCTATTGGTATAGCGCTACCGATGTGATCGTCGCGGCGGCGCTCAAGCAATTGCCAGCCGAGCAGCGCCGGCGCTTGCATCCATTCCTGTCCGGCTTCAATCCCAACGACAAGAACTCCGATGCGCATATTCGGCGCATGCTCGAGCTCGACCCCGGCCTCTGGCAGGGCATCGGCGAAGTGTTCACGCGCCACGACGATCTCACCTCATTGATCGAAGGCAGCACCCCGCGCGCCAATAACGAGGCGATGATTCGCGTCTACCACTTGGCAGCCGAGTACGACCTGCCGGTGCTGCTGCACGCCAACATCACCTCCAAGCGCGAGCGCAATCCGCTGTACCTCAAGGAAGTCGAGGAGCCGCTGCGTAACCATCCGCATGTGCGCTTCATCTGGGCCCACGCCGGTAGCAGCATGGAAATCCACCGCCATCAGCCCAAGCTGGAATTCCTTCTGCCGACCTTGCAGCGGCTGCTCGAGGCTTATCCGAATCTGTATATCGATCTGTCCTGGTCGTTGCTCACGCCCTATCTACTCGACGCGCAGGGCCGGCCCGATGCTGAGTGGCTCGAGCTGGTCACTCGCTATCCCGAGCGCTTCATGGTCGGTTCCGATGTGGTCGGCCGCTTCGACAGCCTTGGCGAGCTGATGCACGGCTTCGACCCATTTCTCGATGCGCTACCCGAAGTGGTGGCACGCAAGGTCGCCCGCGACAATTTTCTCGCCATCCTGCCGCGCAAGGCGCAGCGCTGA
- a CDS encoding VOC family protein, whose amino-acid sequence MPALQKISPCLWFDDQAEQAAKFYTGIFNNSRIVTISHYGEAGQEIHGRPAGSVMTVAFELDGQLFTALNGGPVFTFNEAISLQVFCATQAELDYCWARLAEGGPVEAQQCGWVKDKYGVSWQIVPSTLMDLVSDADREKSQRVMTALLQMKKLDIAELERAYAG is encoded by the coding sequence ATGCCAGCGTTGCAGAAGATTAGTCCCTGCCTATGGTTCGACGACCAGGCCGAACAGGCCGCGAAGTTCTACACCGGCATCTTTAATAATTCGCGCATCGTCACGATTAGCCACTACGGTGAGGCCGGGCAGGAGATCCATGGCCGGCCAGCAGGCTCGGTGATGACCGTTGCCTTCGAGTTGGACGGCCAACTATTCACCGCGCTCAATGGCGGGCCGGTATTCACCTTTAACGAAGCCATTTCGCTGCAAGTGTTCTGCGCCACGCAGGCAGAGCTGGATTACTGCTGGGCGCGGCTTGCCGAGGGCGGCCCTGTCGAAGCGCAGCAGTGCGGCTGGGTCAAGGACAAATACGGAGTGTCCTGGCAGATCGTGCCTAGCACGTTGATGGACTTGGTCAGCGACGCCGACCGGGAAAAATCCCAGCGGGTCATGACGGCCTTGCTGCAGATGAAAAAGCTCGATATCGCCGAGCTGGAGCGGGCTTACGCCGGCTGA
- a CDS encoding VWA domain-containing protein, with protein MATSLTVARQPLLCGLLLGLAACGGTQSETPNTHSSARPAAAPMAEQARVQVEQARQIDSKALARESFATRPMPVLVAPAAPAALADAMTSGYRDVYREQYQQLADNPVQAVADAPVSTFSIDVDTGSYANVRRLLNDGRLPPAEAVRLEELVNYFPYAYPLPQGDALFGDAPFGVSTELAITPWNPQSRLLRVAIKASDTTIERLPPANLVFLVDVSGSMDRREGLPLVQSTLKLLVDQLRGEDKVSLVVYAGESRVVLQPTSGTDKAKIHAAIEQLSAGGSTAGESGIKLAYQQAQQGFIEGGINRILLATDGDFNVGISDFETLKQLAADKRKSGVSLTTLGFATDNYNERLMEQLADAGDGNYAYIDNLREARKVLVEQLASTLAVVARDVKLQVEFNPAQVSEYRLLGYENRALKREDFSNDKVDAGEIGAGHVVTALYEIVPVGAKGWLEPLRYQRAQASASTDSELAWLRIRYKAPQGGASKLLEVPIKAAAVQPIAESSDDLRFAAAVAAFAQQLKGGQYTGAFDFAETIALARTAKGDDRFGLRAEFIQLAELAGSLHTSTGNTSSASLPTTSKVQ; from the coding sequence ATGGCCACGTCCCTTACCGTTGCCCGTCAACCCTTGCTGTGCGGCCTGTTGCTGGGCTTGGCGGCCTGCGGCGGTACACAATCCGAGACGCCCAACACCCACTCGTCCGCCCGGCCGGCAGCCGCACCCATGGCGGAGCAAGCTCGCGTGCAGGTCGAGCAAGCCAGGCAGATCGACAGCAAAGCGCTGGCGCGCGAAAGCTTCGCCACCCGGCCGATGCCAGTTCTGGTGGCACCGGCGGCCCCAGCAGCGCTGGCCGATGCCATGACCAGCGGCTATCGCGACGTCTACCGCGAGCAGTATCAACAGCTCGCCGACAACCCGGTACAGGCAGTAGCCGACGCGCCGGTGTCGACCTTCAGCATCGATGTGGATACCGGCAGCTATGCCAATGTGCGGCGCCTTCTCAATGACGGCCGTTTGCCGCCGGCAGAAGCGGTGCGCCTGGAAGAGCTGGTCAACTATTTCCCCTATGCCTATCCGCTGCCGCAGGGTGACGCGCTGTTCGGTGACGCGCCGTTCGGCGTGAGCACCGAACTGGCGATTACCCCGTGGAATCCGCAGTCGCGGTTGCTGCGGGTGGCGATCAAGGCTTCGGACACCACGATTGAGCGCCTGCCGCCGGCCAACCTGGTGTTTCTGGTCGATGTATCCGGCTCGATGGATCGTCGCGAAGGTCTGCCGCTGGTGCAGAGCACCTTGAAGCTGCTGGTCGATCAGTTGCGCGGCGAAGACAAGGTCTCGCTGGTGGTCTACGCCGGTGAGTCGCGAGTGGTGCTGCAACCTACGTCAGGCACCGACAAGGCGAAGATTCACGCCGCCATCGAACAACTCAGTGCGGGCGGATCGACCGCCGGCGAATCGGGCATCAAGCTGGCCTACCAACAGGCCCAGCAAGGCTTTATCGAAGGCGGCATCAACCGCATCCTGCTGGCCACCGACGGCGACTTCAACGTCGGCATCAGTGATTTCGAAACCCTCAAGCAATTGGCCGCCGACAAGCGTAAAAGCGGCGTGTCGCTGACCACCCTGGGCTTTGCCACTGACAACTACAACGAGCGGCTGATGGAGCAGCTGGCCGATGCCGGCGACGGCAACTACGCCTATATCGACAACCTGCGCGAGGCACGCAAGGTGCTGGTCGAGCAGTTGGCCTCGACGCTCGCGGTGGTGGCCAGGGACGTCAAGTTGCAGGTCGAATTCAATCCCGCACAGGTCAGCGAGTACCGTCTGCTCGGCTATGAAAACCGCGCGCTCAAGCGGGAAGATTTCAGCAACGACAAAGTCGACGCTGGAGAAATTGGTGCCGGCCACGTAGTCACTGCGCTGTACGAAATAGTCCCGGTCGGCGCCAAGGGTTGGCTGGAGCCGCTGCGCTATCAGCGCGCCCAGGCGTCTGCGTCCACGGATTCCGAGCTGGCGTGGTTGCGCATCCGCTACAAGGCGCCGCAGGGTGGCGCTAGCAAGCTGCTCGAAGTGCCGATCAAGGCAGCAGCAGTGCAACCGATAGCCGAATCCAGCGATGATTTGCGCTTTGCCGCGGCGGTGGCCGCTTTCGCTCAGCAACTCAAGGGTGGTCAATACACCGGCGCCTTCGACTTCGCCGAGACGATTGCGTTGGCCCGGACCGCCAAGGGTGACGATCGCTTCGGCTTACGCGCTGAGTTCATTCAACTGGCCGAGCTGGCCGGCAGTCTGCACACTTCAACGGGCAATACGTCCAGCGCAAGCCTTCCAACCACCAGCAAGGTCCAGTGA
- a CDS encoding pirin family protein: MTNLILIQPRAEDVEGQPILRLLPSALRRSVGPFVFFDHMLATAYAPGRGVNIRQHPHIGLSTLTYLFEGELRHKDSLGSDQQVKPGDVSWMTAGRGVAHVERTPESLLRSGSRLHGLQLWLALPEVDEQGEPSYSHHPAASLPVSEALGVRICLIAGQGFCLQSPVPVRSPTLYAELQLDAGATLAIPDEHPERAVYLLEGEVLLDDEPLPMHGMLVLPEGETFTLSACTGSRLVMIGGAPLGPRRMNWNFLASDPALIEQAKQRWAAGDWPPVPGEIERIELPR, encoded by the coding sequence ATGACCAACCTGATCCTGATCCAACCGCGCGCCGAGGATGTCGAAGGCCAGCCGATCCTGCGTCTGCTGCCGTCAGCGCTACGCCGGAGCGTCGGCCCCTTCGTGTTCTTCGACCATATGCTGGCGACCGCCTATGCGCCCGGTCGCGGGGTGAATATCCGCCAGCATCCGCATATTGGCCTGTCCACCCTCACCTATTTATTTGAGGGCGAATTGCGGCACAAAGACAGCCTCGGCTCCGACCAGCAGGTGAAACCCGGCGATGTCAGCTGGATGACCGCTGGCCGCGGCGTCGCCCACGTCGAGCGCACGCCGGAGTCGTTGCTGCGTAGCGGCTCGCGCCTACATGGCCTGCAGCTGTGGCTGGCTCTGCCGGAAGTCGACGAACAGGGCGAACCGAGCTACAGCCATCATCCCGCTGCCAGCCTGCCGGTCAGCGAAGCCCTCGGGGTGCGCATCTGCCTGATCGCCGGCCAAGGCTTCTGCCTGCAATCGCCAGTACCGGTACGCTCGCCGACGCTGTACGCCGAACTACAGCTGGACGCCGGTGCCACGCTGGCGATTCCTGACGAACATCCGGAGCGCGCGGTGTATCTGCTCGAAGGGGAAGTCTTGCTGGACGACGAACCGCTGCCAATGCACGGCATGCTCGTGTTGCCAGAGGGCGAAACCTTCACCCTCAGCGCTTGCACGGGCAGTCGACTGGTGATGATCGGCGGCGCGCCGCTCGGCCCGCGGCGCATGAACTGGAACTTCCTCGCCAGCGACCCGGCACTGATCGAGCAAGCCAAACAGCGCTGGGCCGCCGGTGATTGGCCGCCGGTCCCGGGCGAGATCGAACGCATCGAGTTGCCACGTTGA
- a CDS encoding dienelactone hydrolase family protein — translation MSQISNRPVSYIVGGQDFEGQLLFDAAVQQPRPGLLMAPNWMGIGDGAIEIAKQVVAQGYVVFIADLYGEGVRPQDATAASAAMMTVIDKAGALRQRMQAALETFKAQPDVALDTSRLAAFGFCFGGHCALELARSGAALRASVSFHGTLSTQDPADEKNIQGAVLVLDGASDPLVPRTQLTDFAAEMTAVNVDWQLTSYGGACHSFTDPQANVPGKMQYDAKIAKRAFAAMYALLDEVFA, via the coding sequence ATGAGTCAGATCAGCAATCGCCCCGTCAGTTACATCGTCGGGGGACAGGACTTCGAAGGTCAGCTGCTATTCGATGCCGCCGTGCAACAGCCACGTCCCGGCTTGTTGATGGCGCCGAACTGGATGGGGATCGGCGATGGCGCCATTGAAATCGCCAAGCAGGTCGTCGCGCAGGGTTATGTGGTGTTTATCGCCGACCTCTACGGCGAAGGCGTACGGCCGCAGGACGCCACCGCCGCCAGCGCGGCGATGATGACCGTCATCGACAAGGCCGGCGCGCTGCGGCAGCGCATGCAGGCCGCCCTGGAAACCTTCAAGGCGCAGCCTGACGTGGCGCTCGATACCTCCCGGCTAGCCGCATTCGGCTTCTGTTTTGGTGGCCACTGCGCCCTGGAATTAGCACGTTCCGGTGCGGCGTTGCGGGCTAGCGTGTCGTTCCACGGCACGTTGAGCACCCAAGATCCGGCGGACGAGAAGAACATCCAAGGTGCGGTGCTGGTGCTCGATGGCGCCTCCGATCCGCTGGTACCGCGCACGCAACTGACCGATTTCGCCGCGGAAATGACTGCCGTCAATGTCGACTGGCAGCTCACCAGCTATGGCGGCGCGTGCCATTCCTTCACCGACCCGCAAGCCAATGTGCCGGGCAAGATGCAATACGACGCGAAGATCGCCAAGCGTGCATTTGCGGCGATGTATGCCTTGCTCGACGAAGTATTTGCCTGA
- a CDS encoding PLP-dependent aminotransferase family protein has protein sequence MTNLLLYQRIAQQLAEDIRRGVFQPGERVPSVRKMSQQLSVSHATVLQAYANLEDQGLIRARPQSGYYVHETPALTALTPDIARVERPGLVTRSSIINQVLTEARREGVLPFGAAVPHVDYLPVRALHQQLAKVTRFQSPRAFSYMFSPGFEPLRRQVAIRMRDAGVVVDPAEVVITHGCVDALQMSLRVLTKPGDLIAAESPTYYGLLQLADLLGLKVIEIPSDPTTGISLEALQLAANQWPVKALVLTARLSNPLGGTIPEDRQKQLLRLAKDFDIQIIEDDIYGELMFEPGPTKALKSQDREGRVVYCSSFSKTLSPGVRIGWIIAGKHQAEIERLQTFSTYSACSVTQMGVTAYLENGGYDRHLRYIRQEYRKNLSAFQLAVQQFFPEGTQMTRPKGGFILWISLPARVNTKDLHMRALQQGISIAPGLIFSNTEQFNHCIRLNCGMPWNRETERALMTLGMLAAQLCQEVGLS, from the coding sequence ATGACTAATCTGTTGCTCTATCAGCGTATTGCTCAGCAATTGGCCGAGGACATTCGCCGTGGCGTATTTCAGCCGGGCGAGCGAGTGCCATCGGTACGCAAGATGAGTCAGCAGCTCAGTGTCAGCCACGCCACGGTGCTTCAGGCCTATGCCAATCTGGAAGATCAGGGCCTGATTCGCGCGCGCCCGCAATCCGGCTACTACGTCCACGAAACCCCAGCCCTCACCGCGCTGACTCCAGATATCGCTCGGGTCGAGCGTCCGGGTCTGGTGACCCGCAGCAGCATCATCAATCAGGTGCTCACCGAGGCGCGCCGCGAGGGGGTCTTACCTTTCGGTGCCGCCGTGCCGCATGTCGATTATCTGCCCGTGCGCGCGCTGCATCAGCAACTGGCCAAGGTCACGCGGTTTCAGAGCCCGCGCGCCTTCAGCTACATGTTCAGCCCCGGTTTCGAGCCGCTGCGCCGTCAGGTGGCGATCCGCATGCGCGATGCCGGCGTGGTGGTCGATCCGGCCGAAGTAGTGATCACCCACGGCTGCGTGGATGCGCTGCAGATGTCGCTGCGGGTGTTGACCAAGCCGGGCGACCTGATCGCCGCTGAATCGCCGACCTATTACGGCCTGCTGCAACTGGCCGACCTGCTGGGCCTCAAGGTCATCGAGATCCCCAGCGACCCGACCACCGGCATCAGTCTGGAGGCCCTGCAACTGGCGGCCAACCAGTGGCCGGTCAAGGCGCTGGTGCTTACTGCCCGGCTCTCCAATCCGCTCGGTGGCACCATTCCCGAGGACCGGCAGAAACAGCTGCTGCGCCTGGCCAAGGACTTCGATATTCAGATCATCGAGGACGATATCTATGGCGAACTGATGTTCGAGCCGGGACCCACCAAGGCGCTGAAATCGCAGGATCGCGAGGGACGCGTGGTGTACTGCTCGAGCTTCTCGAAAACCCTCTCACCCGGGGTGCGCATCGGCTGGATCATCGCCGGCAAGCATCAGGCGGAGATCGAGCGGTTACAAACCTTCAGCACTTATTCGGCATGCAGCGTCACGCAGATGGGCGTGACCGCGTACCTGGAAAACGGTGGTTACGACCGCCATTTGCGCTACATCCGTCAGGAGTACCGCAAAAACCTCAGCGCCTTCCAGCTGGCGGTGCAGCAGTTTTTCCCCGAGGGCACGCAGATGACCCGGCCCAAGGGCGGTTTTATCCTGTGGATCAGCCTACCGGCACGGGTGAATACCAAGGACCTGCACATGCGCGCCCTGCAGCAAGGTATCAGTATCGCGCCGGGGCTGATCTTCAGTAATACCGAGCAGTTCAACCATTGCATCCGCCTGAACTGCGGCATGCCATGGAACCGGGAAACCGAGCGTGCGCTGATGACTCTCGGCATGCTGGCCGCGCAGCTGTGCCAGGAAGTCGGTTTGAGCTAA
- a CDS encoding RNA polymerase sigma factor produces MPGDAQLLQRYRSGDSEAFGVLYARHRLGLFRFLCGLCGDPALAEEVFQDTWLSLIRSDSELREAVQFKTWLYQIARNRLIDHWRKQGRHQALHDQYDEQQHGEPDTSSSPDQQLGLARDQQRLQAALDDLPAEQREVFLLRAHGNLELGEIAELTHTPAETVKSRLRYAVQKLRRLLADPTVAEELSV; encoded by the coding sequence ATGCCCGGCGACGCGCAGCTGCTGCAGCGTTACCGGAGTGGCGATAGCGAGGCCTTTGGCGTGCTGTATGCGCGCCATCGGCTTGGCCTGTTTCGCTTCCTTTGCGGCCTGTGCGGCGACCCGGCGCTGGCCGAAGAGGTGTTCCAGGACACCTGGCTGAGCCTGATTCGTAGCGACAGCGAATTGCGCGAAGCGGTGCAGTTCAAGACCTGGCTGTATCAGATCGCCCGCAATCGATTGATCGACCATTGGCGCAAGCAAGGTCGTCATCAGGCGCTGCATGACCAATATGACGAGCAGCAGCACGGCGAACCCGATACGTCCTCCAGCCCGGATCAGCAGCTCGGCCTGGCGCGGGATCAGCAGCGGTTGCAGGCCGCGCTGGACGATCTACCGGCCGAACAGCGCGAGGTTTTTCTGTTGCGTGCGCATGGCAATCTGGAGCTGGGCGAGATTGCCGAACTGACCCACACCCCGGCGGAAACGGTGAAAAGCCGGCTGCGCTATGCCGTGCAAAAGCTGCGGCGCTTGCTCGCCGATCCGACCGTCGCCGAGGAGTTATCCGTATGA